Proteins from a genomic interval of uncultured Methanocorpusculum sp.:
- a CDS encoding FRG domain-containing protein, translating to MTKDEVSDDILEAIRKCDTHHPILKLRENPNRVVLRSSNAFEIMGCDNGKAMILPIQHMLRTHYRGEKNIYDTCIPAIYRNNPSDAQILIEKLKILDFISIMKTFPQIQFAEENGLDVRYEALAQHYGLKTDIIDVTSDICVAAFFATHEYDIGTNRYLPKTSGSGVIRIMHGLGMIPDENAELIGAQPFQRPTVQDAFGLRMRKGEDLTTRSGKIVFKQNIFWSQKIEDLFRHNHVNLFPREIIANVADSIRLSNSVTQLSIDEYCESNGMCVNEIADIVLDAGYSIRNTPQFVLSDKVRDMLKKDVQDQGYGVKFTARLQGYLRE from the coding sequence ATGACGAAAGATGAGGTTTCAGATGACATTCTTGAAGCCATCAGAAAATGCGACACACATCATCCAATATTAAAATTGAGAGAGAATCCTAATCGTGTAGTTTTACGCAGTTCCAATGCTTTTGAAATAATGGGGTGTGACAATGGTAAAGCAATGATTCTTCCAATACAACACATGTTAAGGACCCATTATCGAGGTGAAAAAAACATATATGATACATGTATTCCGGCAATCTACAGAAATAATCCATCAGACGCGCAAATTCTTATTGAGAAATTAAAGATTCTAGATTTTATATCTATAATGAAGACTTTCCCTCAAATTCAATTTGCAGAAGAAAATGGGCTTGATGTAAGATATGAAGCACTAGCCCAACATTATGGATTGAAAACTGATATTATAGATGTAACATCAGACATTTGTGTAGCTGCATTTTTTGCAACACACGAATATGACATCGGTACAAACAGGTACCTCCCAAAGACAAGTGGATCGGGTGTAATAAGAATCATGCATGGTTTAGGCATGATTCCAGATGAAAATGCAGAACTTATTGGCGCACAGCCATTTCAAAGACCAACAGTACAAGATGCATTTGGTTTAAGAATGAGAAAGGGTGAGGATTTGACTACACGATCCGGGAAGATCGTTTTCAAACAGAACATATTTTGGAGTCAGAAAATAGAGGATTTGTTCAGACATAACCACGTAAATTTATTCCCTAGAGAGATTATAGCAAATGTTGCTGATAGTATTAGGTTAAGCAATTCGGTAACGCAGTTGTCAATTGATGAATATTGTGAGTCTAATGGAATGTGTGTGAACGAAATTGCAGATATCGTCTTAGATGCAGGATACTCTATAAGAAACACACCTCAATTTGTATTGAGCGATAAAGTTAGAGATATGCTCAAAAAAGATGTTCAAGATCAGGGATATGGGGTTAAATTTACTGCAAGATTACAAGGTTACCTCCGAGAATAA